Proteins from one Desulfonema limicola genomic window:
- a CDS encoding heparinase II/III family protein, translating into MLQQQILTLLFINCIIALLLCQNAQAGPTLYLPDSPIAGHPRLFLNNTLIETAKQRSQTDMKEYYQWIYSRAKMLAGESDHAQDHGIEAAETALVYLITEKPEFFDTAKKLLKASIKFYRLCDENNKVVNWFSTSRINAICAYDWLYNSLSLSERKSMGLDLLTHTASVQPVFGQKLKGRNYSDHSDGFYGTRSLAWYAGIAFYKEGIDDALALKFINQGYKDYIKMLEYRKNLAQDDGGLSSYSLNYEMGACPWAEFNFFHTLKSAYGIDMADKWPYMGLWVNYILWNRLPGNRWFGSGDAYHETNRLPEWQSYTHLAQIQHFYSAGYPDYSALAAWLGTKFEKQKFVNTWPAVPFLLSNKQKPKAPEEFIFPKARHFESLGQIFMHSGWGDEDTFVQFTSGGNVKMHKHFDENSFCIFAGGFLALDSGSRPEPGSHLSHYYSRTIAHNSILIHMPGEKMPKYWSAGFAPGEPVLPVPNDGGQNQYTGSRLAAFETCDEYSYAAGDATGVYNPEKCALFLRQILFIPPRHIVIFDRVESQKFGQKKTWVLHTARKPEIQGRIFKADHESGRMFCQTLIPEKAQISCVGGTEPFQSGGRNWPLPDDFKIPNNHELLGQWRIEVSPSNNKRETFFLHVIEAGQAKNLKQAHPASLISENRMTGVKFKSQNREVSVFFALTGEAAGHIRITEQNKIIDRPLTNKVQKQSGLAIDTENISDNGQ; encoded by the coding sequence ATGCTGCAACAACAGATATTAACCTTGTTATTTATAAACTGCATTATTGCATTATTATTATGCCAGAATGCACAGGCCGGCCCCACGCTTTATCTTCCAGACAGTCCCATTGCCGGGCATCCCAGGCTCTTTCTCAATAATACACTTATAGAAACTGCAAAGCAGCGCTCTCAAACAGATATGAAAGAATATTATCAATGGATTTATTCACGGGCAAAAATGCTTGCAGGGGAATCTGACCATGCCCAGGATCATGGGATTGAGGCTGCTGAAACTGCTTTGGTTTATCTGATTACCGAAAAACCCGAGTTTTTTGACACTGCAAAAAAACTTCTTAAAGCATCTATAAAGTTTTACCGGTTATGTGATGAAAATAACAAAGTGGTAAACTGGTTTTCCACGTCCCGGATTAATGCCATCTGCGCCTATGACTGGCTTTACAATTCATTGAGCCTGTCGGAGAGAAAGAGTATGGGCCTGGATTTACTGACCCACACAGCCTCGGTTCAGCCTGTTTTTGGGCAAAAACTTAAGGGCAGAAATTATTCAGATCATAGTGATGGTTTTTATGGAACACGAAGCCTTGCCTGGTATGCAGGCATTGCTTTTTATAAAGAAGGCATTGATGATGCCCTGGCTTTGAAATTTATAAACCAGGGATATAAAGACTATATAAAAATGCTTGAATATAGAAAAAATCTGGCCCAAGATGACGGCGGTTTATCCAGTTATTCCCTGAATTATGAAATGGGAGCCTGTCCCTGGGCTGAGTTTAATTTTTTTCATACACTCAAATCTGCTTATGGGATTGATATGGCTGATAAATGGCCCTATATGGGTTTATGGGTTAATTATATACTCTGGAACCGTCTGCCTGGAAACCGGTGGTTTGGTTCAGGAGATGCCTATCATGAAACAAACCGCCTGCCTGAATGGCAGTCTTATACCCATTTAGCACAAATCCAGCATTTTTACAGTGCCGGTTATCCTGATTATTCTGCCCTGGCTGCATGGCTTGGCACGAAATTTGAAAAACAAAAATTTGTCAATACCTGGCCTGCGGTTCCTTTTCTGCTGTCTAATAAACAAAAACCAAAAGCTCCAGAAGAGTTTATTTTTCCCAAGGCACGTCATTTTGAAAGTCTAGGCCAGATTTTCATGCACTCAGGCTGGGGTGATGAAGATACATTTGTACAATTTACCTCAGGTGGAAATGTAAAAATGCACAAGCACTTTGATGAAAACAGCTTTTGCATTTTTGCAGGAGGATTTCTGGCCTTAGACAGCGGCTCAAGGCCTGAACCAGGCAGTCATTTATCCCATTATTACTCCCGCACCATAGCACATAATAGTATTTTGATTCATATGCCTGGAGAAAAAATGCCCAAATACTGGAGTGCAGGTTTTGCTCCTGGAGAGCCTGTGCTGCCTGTTCCCAATGACGGGGGACAGAATCAATACACAGGCTCAAGACTTGCTGCATTTGAAACCTGTGATGAATACAGCTATGCAGCCGGAGATGCAACAGGGGTTTATAATCCTGAAAAATGCGCTCTTTTCCTGCGCCAGATCCTGTTTATCCCTCCCCGCCATATTGTAATTTTTGACAGGGTTGAATCCCAAAAATTCGGACAAAAAAAAACCTGGGTTCTGCATACTGCCCGAAAACCTGAAATTCAGGGCAGGATATTTAAAGCAGATCATGAATCAGGCCGCATGTTCTGTCAGACCCTGATTCCTGAAAAAGCTCAAATATCCTGTGTGGGCGGAACAGAACCTTTTCAAAGCGGAGGCAGGAACTGGCCCTTGCCTGATGATTTTAAAATTCCTAATAATCACGAACTTTTAGGACAATGGAGAATTGAAGTCAGCCCGAGTAACAATAAAAGGGAAACCTTTTTTCTTCATGTTATTGAGGCAGGTCAGGCAAAAAACCTTAAACAGGCACATCCTGCTTCATTAATTTCAGAAAACAGGATGACTGGTGTAAAATTTAAAAGCCAAAACAGGGAGGTTTCTGTTTTTTTTGCACTAACCGGAGAAGCCGCAGGACATATCCGCATAACAGAACAAAATAAAATCATAGACCGGCCCTTGACAAATAAGGTACAAAAACAATCGGGACTGGCAATTGATACAGAAAATATTTCAGATAATGGACAATAA
- a CDS encoding glycosyltransferase family 4 protein: MTVIAYFFSTFPALSTTFLQREVRTLQDMGVKPLLAANRSPETGAFHPEDKDLKDQTFYLNPVSPVKYLKSNLRLFIKYPKNYIKGIKLALALKDNYPRQRLRNLARLAGAAFLAEHLMKNKVTHVHVHFAFGAAGVAILLEALTNIPYSLSIHGSDVLLPQPLIKEKLKRARFIISNCNFHINNLKAKYSFLYNKPFYLVPLGINTKTGLWSKAGENISAPELRILNVARLDPVKAHDILINACELLEKKGIAFNCRIVGHGPLMNKLNKMIIEKKLEKKIELMGPKYEAEVVSLFQWSDVMVLSSLSEGTPMTVIEAMTMGRAVIAPDMTGLPEMVKNLETGYLFNRGSASDLADKLAVLAENPEIRAEFGKAGRKRAEKLFNHQVNVKKLKDAFTKEIPGFAQQPEDFLF, translated from the coding sequence ATGACTGTTATTGCTTATTTTTTTTCTACATTCCCCGCATTAAGCACCACCTTTCTTCAGCGTGAAGTCAGAACGCTTCAAGATATGGGGGTAAAACCCCTGCTGGCTGCAAACAGATCCCCTGAAACAGGAGCATTTCATCCTGAAGATAAGGATTTGAAAGATCAGACCTTTTATTTAAACCCTGTTTCACCTGTTAAATATTTAAAATCCAACCTTAGATTATTTATAAAATATCCTAAAAACTATATCAAAGGAATCAAACTTGCCCTGGCACTAAAGGATAATTATCCCAGACAGCGCCTGCGCAACCTGGCAAGACTTGCAGGAGCAGCATTTCTTGCTGAACATCTCATGAAAAACAAGGTAACCCATGTACATGTTCATTTTGCTTTTGGTGCTGCTGGCGTAGCAATTCTGCTGGAAGCTTTAACAAATATTCCATACAGCCTGAGCATTCACGGTTCTGACGTGCTTCTGCCCCAGCCTTTGATAAAAGAAAAGCTGAAAAGAGCCAGATTTATAATATCCAATTGTAATTTTCACATAAACAACCTTAAAGCTAAATATTCTTTTCTTTACAATAAACCTTTTTATTTAGTACCATTAGGCATAAATACAAAAACTGGACTCTGGTCAAAAGCCGGGGAAAATATTTCCGCCCCTGAACTGAGGATTTTAAATGTTGCAAGGCTTGATCCTGTTAAAGCCCATGACATATTGATTAATGCCTGTGAACTTCTTGAAAAAAAGGGAATAGCATTTAATTGCAGAATTGTGGGACACGGCCCCCTTATGAATAAATTAAACAAAATGATTATTGAAAAAAAACTTGAAAAAAAGATAGAACTCATGGGACCAAAATATGAAGCAGAGGTTGTCAGTCTTTTTCAATGGTCTGATGTAATGGTTTTGTCTTCATTGAGCGAAGGCACGCCCATGACAGTCATAGAAGCCATGACAATGGGCAGGGCTGTAATAGCACCTGATATGACAGGACTCCCGGAAATGGTTAAAAACCTGGAAACCGGGTATTTATTTAACCGGGGTTCAGCCTCTGACCTGGCAGATAAACTGGCTGTACTGGCTGAAAATCCTGAAATAAGGGCGGAATTTGGAAAAGCGGGGCGGAAACGGGCAGAAAAACTCTTTAATCATCAGGTCAATGTAAAAAAACTTAAAGATGCTTTTACAAAAGAGATACCAGGCTTTGCACAACAGCCCGAAGATTTTCTTTTTTAA
- a CDS encoding DNA adenine methylase, whose protein sequence is MKNKPSPISKLKKPKKLIAFGWYGGKFSHLDWLLPLLPNCNHYCEPFSGSGAVLLNREPSPVETYNDLDGEVVNFFKILREQKERLVEAIGLTPFSREEFALACKLDPNIDEFERARRFYVRARQVRTGLAQTASIGRWANCKNTSRSGMSGVVSRWLGGIKQLEFIAERLLRVQIENRPATELIKLYDSKKTLFYCDPPYVHETRGDAKAYSHEMDTDQHKELSIILNNISGKAAISNYDCDLMNDLYPCPKWKKHYSSEKTIHSTKDKRQEILWVNYDIDKLTIKQTQKILF, encoded by the coding sequence ATGAAAAATAAACCTTCTCCAATTTCAAAGCTGAAAAAACCTAAAAAGCTTATTGCTTTTGGATGGTATGGAGGTAAATTTTCACATCTTGACTGGCTTTTACCATTATTGCCGAATTGCAATCATTACTGCGAACCTTTTTCAGGTTCCGGTGCTGTATTGCTGAATCGAGAACCATCTCCTGTTGAAACTTACAATGACCTGGATGGAGAGGTAGTAAATTTTTTCAAAATTCTAAGAGAACAAAAAGAAAGACTTGTAGAAGCTATTGGCCTGACACCTTTTTCAAGAGAAGAATTTGCTTTGGCGTGTAAACTTGACCCCAATATTGATGAATTTGAAAGAGCAAGACGTTTTTATGTAAGAGCAAGACAAGTTAGAACAGGTTTAGCGCAAACCGCCTCTATTGGAAGATGGGCTAATTGTAAAAATACCAGCAGGTCAGGAATGAGCGGAGTTGTCAGCAGGTGGTTAGGTGGTATAAAACAACTTGAATTTATTGCTGAAAGATTGCTGAGAGTACAAATAGAAAACAGACCTGCAACCGAACTGATCAAACTATATGATTCTAAGAAAACATTATTTTATTGTGATCCTCCATATGTACATGAAACACGAGGAGATGCAAAGGCATACAGCCATGAAATGGATACAGACCAGCATAAAGAATTATCAATTATATTAAATAATATTTCCGGTAAAGCTGCAATTTCTAATTATGATTGTGACTTAATGAATGATCTGTATCCTTGTCCAAAATGGAAAAAACATTATAGCTCAGAAAAAACTATTCATTCCACTAAAGATAAACGGCAGGAAATTCTGTGGGTAAATTATGACATTGATAAATTAACGATCAAACAAACTCAAAAGATATTATTCTAA
- a CDS encoding restriction endonuclease, SacI family has protein sequence MNPIEILEKLFKDTINRVETSFLEQEISKKVEFVCRCITNRAPIRFLLSCLLAKIHKPEVDIRKPYTEIRGDNTYSGRFYDETYVEIFVAKYRLPCNTTTAFLTPAFRNIDRLLTTDLVLVGKPRQVYVNTLELIDKVFQKKILAENLTKEILRFLIIIKNENEERMNRLIADLSHSDDILPLSSNQVLNLLQQHLKCKNASRLPVLMVSSAYLSVCDKIGETILPLKSHNAADKQTGSLGDVEVTLINDKNIITTYEMKDKKVTKTDINNALNKISNLKNKIDNYIFITTDLIDEEVSDYAKSLYNLTGIEIAVLDCLGFVKHFLHFFHRQRLNFLNIYQDLVINEPNSSVSQPLKESFLILRKTAESE, from the coding sequence ATGAATCCTATTGAAATACTTGAAAAATTATTTAAAGATACGATCAATCGTGTTGAAACATCTTTTCTTGAACAGGAAATCAGTAAAAAGGTTGAATTTGTATGCAGGTGCATTACAAACAGAGCTCCAATCCGATTCTTACTATCATGTCTGCTTGCAAAAATACATAAGCCGGAAGTTGATATAAGAAAACCATATACCGAAATCAGAGGAGACAATACATATTCAGGGCGGTTTTACGATGAGACTTATGTAGAAATCTTTGTTGCAAAATACAGATTGCCTTGTAACACTACAACCGCTTTTCTTACTCCTGCTTTTCGGAATATTGACAGACTTCTTACAACTGATTTGGTCTTAGTCGGCAAACCAAGACAAGTATATGTTAATACGCTTGAATTGATAGATAAGGTATTTCAGAAAAAAATATTAGCTGAAAATTTGACAAAAGAGATTCTAAGGTTTTTGATTATTATCAAGAACGAAAATGAAGAAAGAATGAACAGGTTAATAGCTGATTTAAGTCACTCAGATGATATTTTACCACTTTCCTCAAATCAGGTTTTAAACCTTTTACAGCAGCATCTGAAATGCAAAAATGCAAGTCGTTTACCTGTTCTTATGGTATCATCAGCTTATCTGTCTGTTTGTGATAAAATAGGTGAGACCATTTTACCTTTAAAATCGCACAATGCGGCTGATAAACAAACTGGTTCTCTTGGAGATGTTGAAGTTACACTTATCAACGATAAAAATATTATTACCACTTATGAAATGAAAGATAAAAAAGTCACAAAAACAGATATTAATAATGCTTTAAATAAAATATCCAATTTAAAAAATAAAATTGATAACTACATTTTTATAACAACGGACCTGATTGATGAAGAAGTTTCAGATTATGCAAAAAGTTTATACAATCTGACTGGAATTGAAATAGCAGTTTTAGATTGTCTGGGATTTGTAAAGCATTTTCTGCATTTTTTTCACAGGCAGAGACTCAATTTTTTAAACATATACCAAGATTTGGTTATAAATGAACCAAACAGCTCAGTAAGTCAGCCATTAAAAGAATCCTTTTTGATACTAAGAAAAACTGCTGAAAGTGAATAA
- a CDS encoding cupin domain-containing protein, whose translation MKETVIKQDLSKEFHIAENCYITELSNTPDDPDVSIARARVMPGVTTRRHRLAGTAERYYIISGRGMAEIGKLPPMEVEAGDVVLIPPMCPQRITNTGSKDLIFLAVCTPRFSDDAYEDIEDS comes from the coding sequence ATGAAAGAAACAGTCATAAAACAGGATCTCAGCAAAGAGTTCCATATTGCTGAAAATTGTTACATAACAGAATTATCTAACACTCCTGATGATCCGGATGTATCAATCGCCAGAGCAAGAGTGATGCCCGGGGTAACGACCCGGCGGCACAGGCTTGCAGGAACTGCCGAGAGATATTATATCATTAGCGGCAGGGGGATGGCAGAAATTGGAAAACTGCCGCCGATGGAAGTTGAAGCTGGTGATGTGGTTCTTATTCCGCCGATGTGCCCCCAGCGTATCACAAATACTGGTTCAAAAGATCTGATTTTTCTTGCTGTATGTACTCCCCGTTTTTCAGATGATGCTTATGAGGATATTGAAGATTCGTAA
- a CDS encoding glycosyltransferase: protein MKNTRYAIVTPAHNEEKFLPQVIEAITRQKILPVRWIIVDDRSTDDTLAVIQKYAARYPFIQALHLSGDTERSLGANVVQVFNAGLAKLDEDVDYIIKMDADLILEPDYFTDMMTRFEADPKLGIGSGKIFIEHGGEWIQERYPDFHVPGACKMYRMACFRDIGGPIIIYGWDILDGTKARMLGWTTCSFRDLSIRHLRMMGSAKGMLRGHIGHGRGMYAVRAHPVFVLARSVYRAVEPPFLSGLLIFFGYIYGWLKGEPRLKDLKLARFLRKEQLGRLLGRKLSQEAFLPRKLNS, encoded by the coding sequence ATGAAAAATACACGTTATGCTATTGTTACTCCTGCCCATAATGAAGAAAAATTTCTTCCCCAGGTTATTGAAGCAATAACCAGGCAGAAGATTTTACCGGTTCGCTGGATCATTGTGGATGATCGTTCAACAGATGATACCCTGGCTGTTATACAAAAATATGCGGCCAGATACCCTTTTATTCAGGCCCTTCACTTAAGCGGAGACACAGAGCGCAGCCTGGGAGCCAATGTGGTTCAGGTATTTAATGCCGGACTTGCAAAGCTTGATGAAGATGTGGATTATATTATTAAAATGGATGCAGACCTGATTTTGGAACCTGACTATTTTACTGACATGATGACAAGGTTTGAAGCAGACCCAAAACTTGGGATTGGATCAGGCAAAATTTTCATAGAACACGGGGGCGAATGGATTCAGGAGCGTTACCCTGACTTTCATGTTCCTGGTGCCTGCAAGATGTACCGCATGGCCTGTTTTCGAGATATTGGAGGACCCATTATTATTTACGGATGGGATATCCTGGATGGAACCAAAGCCAGGATGCTGGGCTGGACTACCTGTTCCTTTCGTGATTTATCTATCCGCCATCTCAGGATGATGGGTTCTGCAAAAGGAATGTTAAGAGGACATATAGGCCATGGCCGCGGCATGTATGCTGTCAGGGCACATCCTGTTTTTGTTCTGGCCCGTTCTGTTTACCGGGCTGTTGAACCCCCGTTTTTATCAGGTCTTTTAATCTTTTTTGGCTATATTTACGGATGGCTCAAAGGGGAACCCAGGCTCAAAGACTTAAAACTGGCACGTTTTCTCAGAAAAGAGCAGCTAGGCCGTCTTCTTGGCCGAAAACTCAGCCAGGAAGCCTTTTTACCGCGCAAACTTAATTCTTAA
- a CDS encoding WecB/TagA/CpsF family glycosyltransferase, which translates to MQQLKILGIKITSATMEEIHKAIDHIMQSKNPGILLSANVHAVNLARRRPWLAEFFNNADLIHVDGAGIIWGARLLGYEIPERITWADWVWPLIRHMAEKKYSLFMLGGPKGLTDQAAKKLKEHTPLLNIVGTHHGYFKKKGQENDELIKKINQAAPDIIWIGMGMPLQERWLWENRHRLNARLFMICGAAYKHMAGQMKRAPGWFIEHDMEWLWLLLQDPGRGIIRYLWGNPFFMLNVFIERYKTLKS; encoded by the coding sequence ATGCAGCAGCTTAAAATACTGGGAATAAAAATAACTTCTGCAACAATGGAAGAGATTCATAAAGCCATAGACCATATTATGCAAAGCAAAAACCCAGGCATATTGCTTTCTGCCAATGTTCATGCTGTAAATCTGGCGCGCCGCCGCCCCTGGCTGGCTGAATTTTTCAACAATGCTGATTTGATTCATGTGGATGGAGCTGGAATTATCTGGGGCGCACGCCTGCTTGGATATGAGATTCCAGAACGGATTACCTGGGCAGACTGGGTATGGCCCCTTATCAGGCATATGGCAGAAAAAAAATACTCTTTATTTATGCTGGGCGGGCCCAAAGGACTAACTGACCAGGCTGCAAAAAAGCTTAAAGAACATACTCCGTTACTCAATATTGTAGGAACTCATCATGGGTATTTTAAAAAAAAGGGACAGGAAAATGATGAGCTTATAAAAAAAATTAACCAGGCAGCACCTGACATCATATGGATTGGCATGGGAATGCCCCTTCAGGAACGATGGCTTTGGGAAAACCGGCACAGGCTTAATGCCAGGCTTTTTATGATCTGCGGTGCAGCCTATAAACATATGGCCGGACAGATGAAACGCGCTCCAGGCTGGTTTATTGAGCATGATATGGAATGGCTCTGGCTGCTGCTCCAGGATCCAGGAAGGGGAATTATCCGTTATTTATGGGGAAACCCGTTTTTTATGCTCAATGTTTTTATAGAGCGCTATAAAACATTGAAATCCTGA
- a CDS encoding AAA family ATPase: MYKDHFNLTALPFKNTPDPAFFFMGSRYRDTLALMIHSIVSRKGIICITGPAGSGKTTLAAILSKHLNKQSLIIPILYPLITPKELITATARYLGIQDFSDPGLLCIEAIKSELLKINQSERNCVLIIDEAQLISNDLLKQLLIFSNLETEQYKLLQILLLGQKELAARLNNKNMRQLMQRIAVNVSLEPMNKNQIIQYIYHRLNTAGGKIEIFTPEALEQIAALSQGLPRIINLLCDAALMDAFIHKKNRVSTANIQKAGHNGPDVPAKNPYPEHGLEKSKHISKKDYYFQPKVIEKKQKKINIWIAAAFIFMIVFFVFTNRVVKKEDLKEPVRKKIIKHQALRPKQNQEQNQESDTKAIPEIREEKPGENIKYPYSIMLASFRNLKNTENAIDIFRKKGLVPFWVKFDMGKKGVWFGIYTGLFSSISEAEAKIQEHGLTGAVIKNTKYAVQIEDNLTQQDLELKTFLLSNQGVSFYTLNTEPLDRLYVGAFLTPQGADQQKKELTAMGIKCRVVER; the protein is encoded by the coding sequence TTGTATAAAGATCATTTTAATCTTACTGCATTACCTTTTAAAAATACACCGGATCCTGCATTTTTTTTCATGGGATCCCGTTACAGGGATACCCTTGCACTCATGATCCACAGCATTGTATCCCGCAAAGGAATCATATGTATTACCGGTCCCGCAGGTTCAGGCAAAACCACCCTTGCAGCTATTCTTTCAAAACATCTAAACAAACAAAGCCTTATTATTCCAATTCTCTACCCCTTGATTACCCCAAAAGAGCTGATAACTGCCACAGCCCGTTACCTGGGTATCCAGGATTTTTCTGATCCTGGACTTTTATGTATTGAGGCTATAAAATCTGAATTATTAAAAATAAACCAGTCAGAACGCAATTGTGTTTTAATTATTGACGAAGCTCAATTAATAAGCAATGACCTATTAAAACAGCTCCTTATATTCAGCAACCTGGAAACAGAACAGTACAAACTCCTTCAAATCCTGCTTTTGGGCCAAAAAGAACTTGCAGCCAGACTTAATAATAAAAATATGCGCCAGTTAATGCAGCGTATTGCTGTAAATGTTTCACTGGAGCCAATGAACAAAAATCAAATTATTCAATATATTTATCATCGTTTAAATACAGCCGGGGGTAAAATTGAAATTTTTACCCCTGAAGCCCTGGAACAAATTGCTGCTTTATCACAGGGCCTGCCAAGAATTATCAATCTTCTCTGTGATGCAGCTTTAATGGATGCTTTTATTCATAAAAAAAATAGAGTCAGCACTGCAAATATTCAAAAAGCAGGACATAACGGCCCTGATGTACCTGCAAAAAACCCTTATCCTGAACATGGATTAGAAAAATCTAAACATATATCCAAAAAAGATTATTATTTCCAACCCAAAGTCATTGAAAAAAAGCAAAAAAAAATCAATATATGGATAGCTGCAGCATTTATCTTCATGATTGTTTTTTTTGTTTTTACCAACAGGGTTGTAAAAAAAGAAGACCTAAAAGAACCTGTCCGAAAAAAAATTATAAAACACCAGGCTCTCAGACCAAAACAGAATCAGGAACAAAATCAGGAATCTGACACCAAAGCAATTCCTGAAATTAGAGAAGAAAAACCAGGAGAGAATATCAAATATCCTTATTCAATCATGCTGGCTTCTTTTAGAAATTTAAAAAATACGGAAAATGCCATAGACATCTTTCGTAAAAAAGGTTTAGTTCCTTTTTGGGTTAAATTTGATATGGGAAAAAAAGGAGTCTGGTTTGGCATATATACAGGACTATTTAGCAGCATAAGCGAAGCTGAAGCAAAAATTCAGGAACATGGATTAACAGGTGCTGTAATCAAAAATACAAAATATGCTGTTCAGATTGAAGATAATTTAACACAACAGGATTTAGAGTTAAAAACCTTTTTATTGTCAAATCAAGGTGTTTCATTTTATACACTAAATACAGAACCACTTGACCGTCTTTATGTTGGAGCATTTTTAACACCCCAGGGAGCAGATCAGCAAAAAAAGGAATTAACCGCAATGGGGA